Genomic DNA from Asterias amurensis chromosome 2, ASM3211899v1:
TGTAGCAGTGCTCAGTTTTTGTTTCCCTTTGCTGTTTAACCAGGTCTGAGTGTGGTTGTTCATTGGTTGTGTTGCTTTTGTTCTCTTGTGCTAGGTTTTGAGGCAGCTGATAATGTCCGTGCTGATGAGTCCGACGCTCAGGAAGTCTTGGAAGACAAGATAAAGGAGTACATTGATGGAACCACCCAGAAAAGGTAAACacattcattattatttaacaaaaatgcaGAAAAGGTAAACAcgcttattattgttttataagaaaaatGCGGTTGTTTTTCCCAATAGTTTTTGTTGGATTTTCTGTCTAAAAATATTTAACCCCTAAAACTCTtggtttgattttctttttgttaatAACAGTGTAAACGGGCGTCAGAAATGTTTGGATGGACTGAAGAAATGTCTGACACAGAAAGTTCTGACGGACTTTATATCGGAGAGGAAAATAACCATCGCGGACTGCATGGAACGCTGCATCAAAAAAGGTAAGAGCTGTGAAGGGTAATATTGACATGTTTTCTCAGGTAGAGGGTGGTGTAGATAGGGTGAGGTTGGCCAACCAGGCCTGGATTTTcatttttgaacatgttgagagggcaaggccattttcattttgcaaagtggACTCCCATTGGataatcttaaagtcaatgggaaagttttgaagggcaccaaggccttgGGCAACacaggccatggcctccgtgtAGTTCCGTGCCTGCATTAACGGTGCACTCGAGTCAGGGTTTTTCCACAAACATTTTTgctgactggccagcaggaccagttagcgcATCTTTTTATTAGTCCACCAGCTTCACAAGTCAATACTTCAAATGAATTCGGAATGCTGTTCAAGACTAAACTTGCCAGTAGGACAACTTGGTGAGGCTTATGACTGGTCCtcgggtgttttaactggcattgggccagcagaccactgttCAGGGAGAACGCTGTCATTAGCTACCCTGGCGTTACTCGAGTGAATCCCGACAAGGGCTCAATAAATGACCAAACACCTTCTTGTGTGAGTTATGCTGAACAGTGGAAATTAGTCACCAGTTTGACGACATAGGTAGACCTAGGGCTGACTGGGGGGAAGCTACCTTAGGCACGCCCTTAAATGGTTTGGGTACTTTCTGTACGATACAAAACagaatgtccatagatttacatcggtttaaagataatgatggtagaaagcttccctgaaaatattactagctggggtgctttagtttttgagaaatgagtaaaacaatgtcttaaaaatagttttcgtctcaggagacgaaaatAAATTAAGCAATGtatttaccagtactggtatttaCTTGACTCCCCTGAAAACCATTGAGATAGTGAAATCATAGGTCTgtgtttttacctttttttcccctcaaGAATTTGACGATTATTTAAGCTGAagcttctacaggtaaattatattaaatagtagggattcatgtcatggccaaaagtTTGATCTACAAAAAGGGTCAAAATCTTTTCAAAAAATAACAGGAAATCCTTACAGTCGGGGTGAATTTACTTGCTATTTCCTTGTATTGATCTCTACAACATGTATTTATGCTTTAATGGTTTTTCAGGAAAGGGTGACGAGCAGGCATTGGCTGCCAGTGTTGGTACCCTGCTATTGATTCAGCTGGGCGCCGGTGATGACAGTGAAGGCATCTTCAATGACCTACGACCTATCCTCAAGGCGACCCTGTCCGACAAAACGGCTTCACCAAAGGGCAGAGCAAGTGTGCGTTGAGAAATAGTATTTAGTTCACTGAAGAATTCAAAAACCTACATAATATAAGCAACAGGAACTTCTTAATGGAACCGAAACTTGTCCAAAAGAACAACCAAGAAAACTATCAAAATGGAAACAGTTTAATAGTGGTATTGAGTTCTTAAGACAggcacaaataataataacaataaatatcaTAATCATAGTGGTTTCTAATATAGCGCTTCTAACATAGAGTATTTTCCTGCCAGGTCTGGGGACTGCTTTTGAATTATGTGACCTACAGCACCATGGTTAACAAtatgctgtggtgcaatatacAGCTAATTTGCTTTGGTGATGACTTAATCCTGGCCTTAACAATGAGTTCATCTCTACTAAACCTATCCTTGTAATCATCATAAagttcaagtaataaaccacagggGAAAGTGACCGGGTAACTTTGAAATAGAAAAGGGTTGAACCAAGAAAAAAACcagagcgggacttgaaccttCAACCtccaacttaaaggaacacgttatgttggatcggtcgagttgatctttgaaaagcgtttgttaaccgcttgttataaaaatgcaatgattagagagatattttaaaagtagaatataatgatccacacaagtatcactcgaaattgcatggtttttcttttacttcgtCGATAAACatgggcggccatttatgggagtctattttttgactcccataagtggccgaccgtgttagttcgcaaagtaaaaggacaaccacacaatttcgaggcaaatgtgagttgatcattgtattctacttttaaaacatctttctaaccacatgcatttcataacaaacggttacaaacgcttttcaaagaccaactcgaccgatcctagGCAACATGTTTTTTAACGTTCTGACGCTCTACCATATATAGCCCCTAGTGTTGGTAGTCCCCATAatggttaatattattataatgttcAATGTATAATTTCTTgttcctttttgttttcttcttactCCAGTGTGCCTTATTTCTTGGGCTTGGGTGTTTCCTAGCTGCGGAAGATTACGAGGTATGCAAGGGTAGCTTGTCCCATCGAAATACAAGTTAGAGAAAGGAATCAATTCAAAATTGtcctttaaaacaacaaaataaatttcttTTTGACTTTCAAATGGCTTGTACCATTCTTGTACTGAACATAATAAGTTCTGACTAATAAGTTCTGACTTATGAGGTTGTGTAACTGAGTTGAACTTTGTTAACGTTGTTGATGAAGCTCACAATTGAAAAGAAAATCTAGTTAGCTCAAAATTTTAGGTGTTCACTATCAATGTGTGTTCACTTTGTGGTAACACCAAGTGTGActatctactttgctgtgtagatttgttctttgagaacttgttttgctgtttttttctaCTGATGGTGTTTTTGCAAACTGAATTGATaccaaaatatttgatttattaCTGAAAGTTGGTCTAACTTTTATGCTTTGAACTTATATCCAGACTGTGCAGGAGAGCATGGATGCCCTGGAAGAAGTATTTAGATTATCGTATCTAAAGGGAGATGGCACAGCGCCCTCGCACAGCCCAGCCGTATGTGCACTGCATTGCGCGGCACTGTCTGCATGGACCCTGTTACTATCTATCACACCACCATCCCGTGTTTCAAAACTTGTGGATAGGTAAGTCAGACAAGAAGGGGTGACcaaaaaacaaggtgttttgAAGAATTCTGAAACaacaggggtcgattttacaaaggtattaggactagtcctaacttagggctagtACTAACTTGAGACTAGTCCGAatttaggactaatcctaggagATATTGAAAAACTAGACTTATCTCTTCATAACTTTTTCTGAAATCTACCTCAAGcttgttaaaatgaaattgtcaGTTAATGGATGCTTTTCCAGATTTTGCTTTCTACATTCTGGAACAATTTAAGTGCATGTACTATAGTTTTCATTCAGTCACTGACTCAAATTGACGATACTACCTTGGGAGCAGCAGGAgagggatgcaactttttatttcaaatatcacaGTAATTAATCacatgggaaactgactgaaGAATTTTGTAATAAGTTTTGGGTCAAATAAAATTGTCACGGGATTCACAACGAAAACACTATTCATAAAATGTGATTTCTCTGTGTTTATAAATGTATGTAATCAGGCTTCAGACCTGCAAGCTTTTGCGCTCGCAAGCTTACACGTTTTCCGCTCACAAGTTTTCACGCTTTGCGCTCATATTTCAGGGgttttttttcactagcccaTCACATACCTAATAAGGTTAGTGTTTATATCTAAAGTCTGGAAGAGTTTAATCATTGgtttttttggttttcttttccaGCCATTTAAGTAAACTTCCTAGTCTCCTACACAGCGATGATGTCAGCCTGAGGATTGAGGCGGGAGAGTCCATTGCTATGCTTTATGAGTTAGCCAGGGAACAGAATGAAGTACGTTAACTCAATCATTAACAACAAGGGGAATCAGATGGGGAACTAAAACCAActaaaaccatagagttatagaACCTTGATATTGTaacacattgtttaaaaaaattctccatgaaggattaattttgttttgtctgcttttctttgttttgttttgtttttgtttgttgttggaacacccagcagggtggatacgtgcgcattacaagtcttattattattattattattattattattattattattattattattattattattattattattattattattattattattattattattattattattattattattattattattattattattattattattattactattattattattattattattattattattattattattattattattattattattattattattattattattattattattattgttgttgttgttgttgttgttgctgttgctgttgctgttgctgttgctgttgctgttgctgttgctattattattattattattattattattattattattattattattattattattattattattattattattattattattattattattaatgtagttttagaaaaTGGCAATTGCTATGCTTTATGAGTTAGCCATGGAACATAATGAAGTGCGTTAACTCAATCATTGACAACAAGGGGGATCAGAGTGGGGACGTATACCATAGAGTTATAGAACCTTGATATTATAACACATTGTTCGAAACGATTCCCcatgaagtaatgtagttttagagatgGGCCATTGCTATGCTTTATGAGTTAGCCAGGGAGCAGAATGAAGTACGTTAACTCAATCATCGACAACAAGGTGAATCAGATGGGGACtaaaaaatactgtatgttaaagcgccttgagtgtcactgagtgacagatacgcatgctatataagaagccactattagtGTTATGATCGCTTCTTGTCCCTGTAGGACTTTGACATGGAGAATGTTGAGGAGTTATTGGTTAGTCTACGAGGCTTAGCAACAGACAGCAATAAATACAGAGCTAAGAAAGACAGACGTCAGCAACGGTCTAGCTTCAGAGATATCATCAGAACGATTGAGGTGAGCTTAACATCTAGCTCCCTGCCCATGACTTTGGTGTGATAATCAAAAGAGTAAAGGTTTAAAATTGCAGCAGTCTATACCGCACCAAATCTTCCGAGCACATAAACCCATTTTATATAATCTCCACTGGCTTCCTGTTAAACATAGAATACAATTCAAAATCTTGCTTCTCAAGGCCCTCCATGGATTAGACCTTGCTGCATCAGTCTTCTACAACAACGTAACATCAGATCAGGCCTTagatcgtcatcatcatcacatATATTCTATGTTCCCAAAACTCATCTGGCAAGTTACGGAGACCATGCCTTTACCAGCTGCGCACCTCGTCTCTAGAATTTCTTGCCAGACGAGCTGAGGGACACACCTGATCTATCTACATTTAAACACAACCTCAAGACTTATCTGTTTAATTTATCTGCTTGCTAGCatccggcgcctttgaatggtaccATTCCAGATACTGTGCGCCTCATAAatttgatgttattattattcacctacaacaaaagaggacaatagggtccaTGGTTCAGGAAACCAATGGGAACTGTtgaataaacaaaagagggacaatagtaggcctgggcgaattattcgaatatccggttaatggcgaataggttttcctatccgtaaccgcgaatgccttttttttcttaaccggatatccgcatagggcgcgaatagctatttataaaccggatagttctgtaattacaaccaagtaaccggatattctttaatatccgaatatccgcagacgtcgggcgacaactgacatgaatgttttgtctgaatcctaatgaaacttctattaagatagcataaaacagcataaattaagtatttaactatgctcacctccgtgaagagttaaaacaatgacatttctgacgtaatttgttcaaagattacaaaagttttccttcacgtagagtcatccacgatcaaaagaaaaagcaaatcgccatctttaaattagatccggtcatttttatgaatgaaccgagtgacactgtctaaaactaatatcaatccgcccagaagatctcattcacaaacggacagcgccctctagcgacaaaaattttttttttttaaatattttttttaatttgttttttaatagcgccctctagcgggggga
This window encodes:
- the LOC139954118 gene encoding interferon-related developmental regulator 2-like encodes the protein MPRRKVKKKGGARCGDSSEGDTEETGSMTSSHLSEPDSIIEEGFEAADNVRADESDAQEVLEDKIKEYIDGTTQKSVNGRQKCLDGLKKCLTQKVLTDFISERKITIADCMERCIKKGKGDEQALAASVGTLLLIQLGAGDDSEGIFNDLRPILKATLSDKTASPKGRASCALFLGLGCFLAAEDYETVQESMDALEEVFRLSYLKGDGTAPSHSPAVCALHCAALSAWTLLLSITPPSRVSKLVDSHLSKLPSLLHSDDVSLRIEAGESIAMLYELAREQNEDFDMENVEELLVSLRGLATDSNKYRAKKDRRQQRSSFRDIIRTIEENDIPHEIIKFGPEILELDGWVKKRQYGAFRESLGSGTNIHLQENLLLRDIFGLGAPIIVSGPGAPKKANRIERHHYNSQAFKARTKIRSKQRDKRTAII